Proteins encoded in a region of the Pleurocapsa minor HA4230-MV1 genome:
- a CDS encoding DUF928 domain-containing protein translates to MLTKTIIFSLSFTACLFSAFTSQVIASLGRYVPYKEDRGHIVEQRRSVGSGTRSECEIAFPQNSITLLVPEQKVVHRTAKSKPKLYLNSTVDSRIPIKFALVNSQTTETVMETSIRPKLGINTIELPTQTKLEKENLYLWYVAIPCKGSSQYQDTLTSSVQYKPATFTVANQLEKAKNSAKVVNIYAENGYWYDALEASMMIKDPENPSSIKRLLESVNLKIE, encoded by the coding sequence ATGCTTACAAAAACAATAATTTTCAGTTTATCTTTTACAGCTTGTCTCTTTTCAGCTTTTACTTCTCAAGTAATAGCTTCTTTAGGGAGATACGTCCCATATAAAGAAGATCGAGGTCATATTGTCGAGCAAAGAAGAAGTGTTGGCAGTGGCACTCGCTCTGAGTGCGAAATAGCTTTTCCTCAAAACTCAATTACTCTGCTGGTACCCGAACAGAAAGTGGTCCATAGAACAGCTAAAAGCAAACCCAAGCTGTATTTAAACTCAACAGTTGATTCGCGCATCCCGATAAAATTTGCTCTGGTAAATTCTCAAACTACGGAGACGGTGATGGAAACCTCTATTAGGCCAAAATTGGGAATCAATACAATTGAATTGCCCACACAAACTAAACTTGAAAAGGAGAATCTTTATTTATGGTACGTCGCGATCCCTTGTAAGGGAAGTTCTCAATATCAAGATACGCTAACTTCTTCAGTTCAGTACAAACCTGCTACTTTTACTGTAGCAAATCAGCTAGAAAAAGCTAAAAATAGCGCTAAGGTTGTCAATATTTATGCAGAAAATGGATATTGGTACGATGCTTTAGAGGCTTCGATGATGATTAAAGATCCTGAGAACCCAAGCTCTATTAAACGGTTATTAGAAAGTGTTAATTTAAAGATTGAGTAG
- a CDS encoding CHASE2 domain-containing protein yields the protein MLEKFREIRENHFIRYFIYGLITAILSTLFLGWSQILQPLELIIYDFNFWLKPPEVTEERIVIVEWDETNIEAFEETIISDRTLSLLLAKIIEQKPREIGMDIYRDIPVSSPQLTDEQNLKYYHALDNIFRNTNNLFIVKKVIEPVIAAPKILEEKDRVSASDLPVDEDRIVRRSYAYPLTTKEGEAVGLEYLGVKLGYEYLADVGFTAEPVEHHAIKIFKDRVAIILKPLKSFLGASADDQYSINFLVNWRKANPAFRKISVIEVLNNRVPANFFTDKLVFIGGTATSTADRHVTPLNRWNQSVVYGVEIQAQVASSIISAALDNRLLINRVSKFKELLVIIISTVSIIYISYQNQNLRSINLYFLTLGCSVAINLFIFTLSFLSFKVGQWLPISTAIGNTWILYFTTNYYLYKKRENERIELLQAFIGDLNHYLGNRLEPIIANNDEVKELANAIKKNDYVDNVQKAESIIERTEDSDKEISRISSYQNKIKNFIIFNFLKKQNNLERININTFIDSVVEDFIHNNDYDYEVEIQRTYDRNLLESPGYIDTLALTVVVENLLNNAFYAVSPHYRKDPNYNPLIGVRTRLYRGLIRKRLEISVKDNGVGIPKKNQQKIFDANVSYRMGQGIGLFLVDIIAKIYNGSIKVKSKVGVGSTFIFTIVFR from the coding sequence ATGCTGGAAAAGTTTCGGGAGATTCGTGAGAATCATTTTATTAGATATTTTATATATGGTCTAATTACAGCAATTCTAAGCACTTTGTTTCTGGGGTGGAGTCAAATTCTACAGCCATTGGAATTAATAATCTATGATTTTAACTTCTGGTTGAAACCTCCTGAAGTGACGGAAGAGCGTATTGTTATCGTAGAATGGGACGAAACAAACATAGAAGCTTTTGAAGAAACTATCATTTCCGATCGAACTTTATCTTTATTGCTTGCAAAAATCATCGAGCAAAAACCAAGGGAGATCGGCATGGATATTTATCGAGACATTCCTGTCAGCTCTCCTCAGCTAACAGATGAACAAAACTTGAAATATTATCACGCTTTAGATAATATTTTTCGCAATACTAATAATTTATTTATCGTCAAAAAAGTTATCGAGCCAGTTATAGCAGCACCCAAAATCCTCGAAGAGAAAGATCGAGTATCGGCATCAGATTTACCAGTTGATGAAGACAGAATTGTTAGAAGAAGCTATGCTTATCCGCTTACTACCAAAGAAGGAGAAGCTGTTGGTTTGGAATATTTGGGGGTAAAGCTTGGATATGAATATTTAGCAGATGTAGGTTTTACGGCCGAGCCAGTGGAGCATCATGCCATAAAAATATTTAAAGATCGAGTAGCGATTATCCTAAAACCCTTGAAGTCTTTTCTTGGTGCCTCAGCCGATGACCAGTACAGTATTAATTTTCTAGTGAATTGGCGAAAAGCAAATCCAGCATTTAGGAAAATTTCGGTGATAGAAGTTTTGAATAACCGTGTTCCAGCAAACTTTTTTACAGATAAATTAGTTTTTATTGGGGGAACTGCAACATCTACGGCGGATAGACACGTAACTCCTTTAAATAGATGGAATCAATCTGTAGTTTATGGAGTAGAAATTCAAGCACAGGTTGCTAGTTCGATAATTAGTGCTGCCCTTGACAATCGGCTATTAATCAATCGAGTTTCCAAATTTAAAGAATTACTCGTAATAATAATTTCAACAGTATCGATTATATATATTTCCTATCAGAATCAAAATCTTCGCAGTATTAATTTATATTTTTTAACTTTAGGATGTAGTGTTGCTATTAACCTATTCATATTTACATTAAGTTTTCTTAGTTTCAAAGTAGGTCAATGGCTTCCTATTTCAACTGCTATTGGTAACACATGGATTCTTTATTTTACCACAAACTATTATTTGTATAAAAAAAGAGAAAACGAAAGAATCGAGCTATTACAAGCTTTTATTGGAGACTTAAATCATTATTTGGGTAATCGCTTAGAGCCAATTATAGCAAATAATGATGAAGTAAAAGAGCTTGCTAATGCCATCAAAAAAAATGACTATGTTGATAATGTGCAAAAAGCGGAATCTATCATAGAAAGAACTGAAGATTCGGACAAGGAAATTTCTCGCATTTCAAGCTATCAGAATAAAATTAAAAATTTTATTATATTTAATTTTTTAAAAAAGCAAAATAATTTAGAAAGAATTAATATAAATACTTTTATTGATAGTGTAGTTGAAGATTTTATTCATAATAATGACTATGATTATGAAGTAGAAATTCAGCGAACATACGATCGCAATCTTTTAGAATCTCCAGGATATATCGATACTTTAGCTTTAACTGTAGTGGTTGAAAATTTACTCAATAATGCCTTTTATGCTGTTTCTCCTCATTATAGAAAAGACCCTAATTACAACCCTTTAATAGGAGTCAGAACAAGGCTATATCGAGGATTAATTAGAAAACGTCTTGAAATTTCAGTGAAAGATAATGGTGTAGGCATTCCCAAGAAAAATCAGCAGAAAATATTTGATGCGAATGTTTCCTATAGAATGGGACAAGGAATAGGCTTATTTTTAGTAGATATAATTGCCAAAATTTACAACGGCTCTATCAAAGTCAAGAGTAAGGTCGGAGTTGGAAGCACTTTTATTTTTACAATCGTATTTCGATAA